From a region of the Phaseolus vulgaris cultivar G19833 chromosome 6, P. vulgaris v2.0, whole genome shotgun sequence genome:
- the LOC137833288 gene encoding protein MAIN-LIKE 1-like, which translates to MAKTRGGGSQDHDRRRLTASIRRRDRGGVEERIDDDVHIDNDNEQELQNDDQVDHREGFPGGPSDMSLLVNFADHVAVKLWEGEDRGKLKLVSHGRKLRKFGIPHANIELLVQNSGLFSLCNISYEVGDKGLISAFVERWHRETNSFHLPVGEMTIALDDVSSLLHLPILVQFPTYVPLEYNGAATILAELLRVDETRGKAEMRQCRGVHVRLSWLRDIYEECCAQEAWECAARAYLLHLLGCTIFADKSATSVSISYLLLFSNLHMCHGYTWGAATLTYLYEQLGDASYFNTKQLASYATLIQAWIYEHFSGMGRRDINPSYDDVHPRAARYIVAHQICAVGDVRAQLDGVTHDDIIWTPYEDHRLSRPFETIYLFSGHLRLGSLSHRHMPEHVLRQFGYEQSIPSSPMAAEAPSAHVIDQRWLQFDHHVVTGLRVASSPSACVPEYMSWFRTVSHPYIRRGELGDRPSVVPRHRLRSPNAEQAGHSSQDERAHAISFFFYCYVIKQYI; encoded by the exons ATGGCTAAAACTAGAGGTGGTGGATCTCAGGATCATGATCGCAGAAGACTGACGGCATCTATCCGTAGAAGAGACCGAGGTGGTGTCGAGGAAAGGATTGATGATGATGTTCATATTGATAATGACAATGAACAAGAATTACAGAATGATGACCAAGTAGACCACAGAGAAGGGTTTCCTGGAGGACCTTCTGATATGTCTTTACTGGTAAATTTTGCTGACCATGTTGCTGTTAAGCTTTGGGAGGGTGAG GATCGGGGAAAACTTAAATTGGTATCTCACGGTAGGAAATTACGTAAATTTGGGATTCCTCATGCTAATATTGAGCTACTTGTACAAAATTCTGGATTGTTTAGTTTGTGCAATATAAGTTATGAAGTGGGTGACAAGGGATTGATTTCAGCCTTTGTCGAAAGGTGGCATCGGGAGACAAACTCCTTCCACCTTCCCGTAGGTGAGATGACCATCGCACTTGATGATGTGTCATCTCTTTTACACCTCCCCATTTTGGTTCAATTCCCAACATATGTGCCCTTAGAGTACAACGGAGCTGCAACAATTTTAGCTGAGTTACTAAGGGTGGATGAGACTCGGGGGAAGGCTGAGATGAGGCAGTGTCGAGGCGTCCACGTACGATTGAGTTGGCTTCGAGATATATATGAGGAATGTTGCGCTCAAGAGGCTTGGGAGTGTGCTGCCAGGGCTTACTTGTTGCATCTGCTTGGATGCACTATTTTTGCAGATAAAAGTGCCACCTCTGTATCTATATCGTACTTATTGTTATTCAGCAATCTACATATGTGTCATGGATATACATGGGGAGCAGCAACACTTACATATCTATATGAGCAGTTGGGGGATGCATCTTATTTTAACACGAAGCAGTTGGCCAGTTATGCGACACTGATTCAG GCATGGATTTATGAGCACTTTTCGGGCATGGGAAGAAGGGATATTAATCCCTCATATGACGATGTACACCCGCGGGCAGCACGGTATATTGTTGCCCATCAGATTTGCGCAGTTGGTGATGTGCGGGCGCAGTTGGATGGGGTCACACACGATGACATCATCTGGACTCCGTATGAGGACCATAGATTGAGTAGACCATTTGAGACCATCTATTTATTCTCGGGTCACTTGCGATTGGGCAGCTTATCACATAGACATATGCCCGAGCATGTTTTGCGCCAATTTGGGTACGAGCAGAGCATTCCATCATCACCGATGGCGGCTGAGGCTCCTAGTGCACATGTCATTGATCAAAGGTGGTTGCAGTTTGATCACCACGTGGTGACAGGTTTGAGAGTTGCTTCTAGTCCATCTGCATGTGTTCCTGAGTACATGTCTTGGTTTAGGACGGTATCACACCCATACATTCGCAGAGGTGAACTTGGAGATCGACCCAGTGTTGTACCACGTCATCGCCTTCGTAGTCCAAATGCTGAGCAGGCAGGTCATTCATCTCAAGATGAGCGTGCACATGcgataagtttttttttttattgttatgtgattaaacaatatatttaa